The Salvia miltiorrhiza cultivar Shanhuang (shh) chromosome 1, IMPLAD_Smil_shh, whole genome shotgun sequence genome has a window encoding:
- the LOC131010588 gene encoding uncharacterized protein LOC131010588, which produces MRWRRGLRGREVSSFKQLLETISGIVPCTGEKDGWRWNATKDGKFTTSSAYETIAKEKREEASCSAVEAAKVWNAPTTHKAQVTAWRSLKNRLATCDNLLKRKIQITDEERWCNACVMAEETVEHVLLHCPKTEQVWNFIQQWINIETVTPKGLSQHFLSFFHASKDKRWRNFLKGLWIGVVWSLWRCRNESRFQGKVWDVQKVVQEIKGRMWSWNSIFHIVDINIPFSSWCSQGMVLDSL; this is translated from the coding sequence ATGAGATGGCGTAGGGGGCTGAGAGGGAGGGAAGTGAGTAGTTTTAAACAACTCTTGGAGACTATTTCTGGTATTGTTCCTTGTACAGGAGAGAAGGACGGCTGGAGATGGAATGCAACAAAAGACGGCAAATTCACGACCTCTTCGGCCTATGAGACAATTGCTAaggaaaagagagaggaggcgTCGTGCTCGGCGGTGGAAGCAGCGAAAGTGTGGAATGCACCTACAACTCACAAGGCACAGGTGACGGCATGGCGTAGCTTGAAGAATCGACTCGCCACATGTGATAATCTTCTCAAAAGGAAGATCCAAATTACAGAtgaggagagatggtgcaacGCATGTGTGATGGCCGAAGAGACGGTGGAACACGTGTTACTTCACTGCCCAAAAACTGAACAAGTGTGGAACTTTATTCAGCAATGGATCAACATCGAGACAGTGACACCAAAAGGTCTCTCTCAAcactttctctctttctttcatGCGAGCAAAGATAAGAGATGGCGGAATTTCTTGAAAGGATTGTGGATTGGTGTGGTTTGGAGTCTGTGGAGATGTAGGAATGAGAGCAGGTTCCAAGGAAAGGTGTGGGATGTCCAAAAAGTTGTACAGGAGATAAAAGGGAGGATGTGGAGCTGGAATTCTATTTTTCACATTGTGGACATTAATATTCCTTTCTCATCGTGGTGTTCTCAGGGGATGGTCCTGGACTCTTTGTAA